A single region of the Brassica rapa cultivar Chiifu-401-42 chromosome A03, CAAS_Brap_v3.01, whole genome shotgun sequence genome encodes:
- the LOC103848289 gene encoding F-box protein At2g35280 — MASPQDDYLIFPDETNQSLDTIPSLAVSTQHENTENSALSYNVVPGSASPPSFKNLDLGYFSDHPLTTLEDHTALMEMCLKENNPEAHYIEGLKEYFHFGNTAKGLSHLRSSADGDYANATYMYGLLMLSR, encoded by the coding sequence ATGGCTTCCCCACAAGATGACTACCTCATCTTCCCTGACGAAACCAACCAATCCCTCGACACAATCCCATCTTTGGCTGTGTCAACCCAACATGAAAATACCGAAAACTCAGCGCTGTCCTACAATGTCGTTCCAGGATCAGCATCACCGCCGTCTTTCAAAAATCTGGACCTTGGCTATTTCTCCGACCACCCTCTCACTACGCTCGAAGACCATACTGCCCTAATGGAGATGTGTCTGAAGGAAAATAATCCTGAAGCCCACTACATAGAGGGCTTGAAGGAATATTTTCACTTTGGGAACACTGCCAAAGGACTATCCCACCTTCGCAGTTCCGCCGATGGAGATTACGCAAACGCTACGTACATGTACGGTCTGCTTATGCTGTCCAGATGA
- the LOC117132855 gene encoding F-box protein At2g35280-like: MTAQNNLSLLESLPQDLLGEILSRVASSSREDIGNCLLVSKTISSAVEDERVFNKLNLRPQTMNPQTTFVQYNSLMDKCIRSDNPAAHYIEGVKQYFVYDNTVLGMYHLRKSAEGSYGNGTYLYAILLLCTGNQEEGTMVLRSLGWEASRRRGDRCWRENKISLRTFIITVKPEYIQNMMTNAPPLTCHWNDLDTRCARCYIFKQMQKFIIFIQ; this comes from the coding sequence ATGACAGCTCAAAACAATCTCTCCCTCTTAGAATCACTTCCACAAGATCTCCTTGGGGAAATACTCTCACGAGTTGCCTCTTCATCACGAGAAGATATCGGCAATTGCCTATTGGTGTCAAAAACCATTTCCTCTGCCGTTGAAGATGAACGTGTCTTCAACAAACTAAACTTGCGTCCCCAAACCATGAATCCTCAGACAACGTTTGTACAATACAACAGCCTGATGGACAAGTGTATTAGAAGTGACAACCCAGCTGCCCACTATATCGAAGGGGTGAAGCAATATTTTGTCTATGACAACACAGTTTTGGGCATGTACCACCTTCGGAAATCAGCGGAAGGTTCCTATGGCAATGGCACATACCTCTACGCTATTCTTTTGCTATGCACAGGAAATCAAGAAGAAGGGACAATGGTTTTACGTTCCCTTGGTTGGGAGGCGAGCAGACGCCGAGGTGATCGTTGCTGGAGGGAAAACAAGATATCGCTAAGGACCTTCATCATCACAGTGAAGCCTGAGTACATACAAAATATGATGACGAACGCACCACCGCTAACCTGCCACTGGAACGATCTTGACACCCGCTGTGCAAGATGTTACATTTTCAAACAGATGCAAAAATTTATCATCTTCATCCAGTAG
- the LOC103848288 gene encoding F-box protein At2g35280-like codes for MAGNRDLSNLELLPIDMQTEIIQRVARHSRRAVRNLLAAVPPLARSAAVPIVYRNLNIHPLTVHPRAALQRYQSLMENSLASGNLQAHYVRGIQQYFHHQNVDGGLLHLQIAAEGSYEKAVYLYGVIMLAKGETAIGQAMLDTFGWRQSKNRADRCWRRVKRSLHGIRVTRLESYMTAYRSTGETITCHRDNIHERCDTCFYYKQLTKFVYMM; via the coding sequence ATGGCCGGAAACAGAGATCTCTCTAACCTCGAACTCTTGCCAATTGATATGCAAACAGAAATCATTCAACGTGTAGCAAGGCACTCCAGGAGAGCAGTCCGAAATCTCTTGGCTGCGGTCCCTCCTCTTGCCCGCTCGGCCGCAGTTCCTATTGTCTATAGGAACCTCAATATCCACCCGTTAACCGTTCATCCACGAGCTGCGTTACAAAGGTACCAAAGTCTTATGGAAAATTCTCTCGCAAGCGGTAACTTGCAAGCTCATTACGTACGGGGGATACAACAATATTTCCACCACCAAAACGTCGATGGAGGCTTGCTGCATCTTCAGATCGCAGCAGAAGGATCGTACGAGAAAGCTGTTTACCTTTATGGTGTAATAATGCTAGCTAAGGGTGAAACGGCAATTGGACAAGCAATGTTAGATACCTTTGGATGGAGACAAAGCAAAAACCGAGCTGACAGGTGCTGGAGAAGGGTCAAGCGCTCACTCCATGGAATAAGAGTCACAAGACTTGAGTCTTACATGACTGCTTACCGAAGCACAGGAGAGACCATCACATGCCACAGAGACAATATTCACGAGCGCTGTGATACGTGCTTCTATTATAAGCAATTGACAAAGTTTGTTTACATGATGTAA